A region of Flocculibacter collagenilyticus DNA encodes the following proteins:
- the rpsJ gene encoding 30S ribosomal protein S10 yields the protein MSSQRIRIRLKAFDHRLIDQSTQEIVETAKRTGAQVRGPIPLPTRKERFTVLISPHVNKDARDQYEIRTHKRLIDIVEPTEKTVDALMRLDLAAGVDVQISLG from the coding sequence ATGTCTAGTCAACGCATTCGTATTCGTTTAAAAGCTTTCGATCATCGTTTGATCGACCAGTCGACGCAGGAGATTGTTGAAACTGCTAAGCGTACTGGTGCTCAGGTTCGTGGTCCAATTCCACTACCTACACGTAAAGAACGCTTCACCGTTCTTATTTCTCCGCACGTTAACAAAGACGCGCGTGATCAGTATGAAATCCGTACCCACAAGCGTCTAATCGACATTGTTGAGCCAACAGAAAAAACTGTTGACGCACTAATGCGTTTGGATCTTGCGGCTGGTGTTGATGTTCAAATCAGCCTAGGTTAA
- the rplD gene encoding 50S ribosomal protein L4, with protein sequence MELALKDASGALEVSEATFGQEFNEALVHQVVTAFAAGARQGSRAQKTRSEVSGGGKKPWRQKGTGRARAGTIRSPIWRSGGVTFAAKPQDHSQKVNKKMYRGAIKSIISELVRQERLIVVEKFAVEGPKTKELVAKLKELELKDVLIVTAEVDENLFLSARNLYKVDVRDVAGIDPVSLIGFDKVLMTADAVKQLEEQLA encoded by the coding sequence ATGGAATTAGCATTAAAAGACGCTTCAGGCGCTCTTGAAGTTTCAGAAGCTACCTTTGGTCAAGAGTTTAATGAAGCGCTTGTACACCAGGTAGTTACAGCTTTTGCAGCTGGAGCTCGTCAGGGTTCTCGTGCTCAGAAGACTCGTTCTGAAGTTAGCGGTGGTGGTAAAAAACCATGGCGTCAAAAAGGTACTGGCCGTGCACGTGCTGGTACAATCCGTAGCCCAATTTGGCGCAGCGGTGGTGTGACTTTTGCAGCTAAGCCGCAAGATCACAGCCAAAAAGTTAACAAAAAAATGTATCGTGGTGCGATTAAAAGCATTATCTCTGAATTAGTTCGTCAAGAGCGTTTAATCGTTGTTGAAAAGTTTGCAGTTGAAGGACCTAAAACGAAAGAACTAGTTGCTAAGCTTAAAGAACTTGAGCTTAAAGATGTGTTAATCGTGACTGCTGAAGTTGATGAGAACTTGTTCTTGTCTGCTCGTAACTTATACAAAGTAGACGTTCGCGACGTAGCTGGTATTGATCCAGTAAGTCTAATCGGCTTCGATAAAGTATTAATGACTGCTGATGCAGTTAAACAACTTGAGGAGCAGCTAGCATGA
- the rplW gene encoding 50S ribosomal protein L23: MIREERLLKVVLAPHISEKATNCAENNNTVVFKVATDATKEEIKGAIEKLFEVEVEGVRTVNVKGKTKRTGMRFGRRKDWKKAYVTLKEGAELDLVGGAE, from the coding sequence ATGATCCGCGAAGAACGTTTACTAAAAGTTGTTTTAGCTCCACATATCTCTGAAAAAGCAACAAACTGCGCTGAAAATAACAACACTGTTGTATTTAAAGTAGCAACTGATGCGACTAAAGAAGAGATTAAAGGTGCTATCGAAAAGCTTTTCGAAGTAGAAGTTGAAGGTGTTCGCACTGTTAACGTTAAAGGTAAAACTAAGCGTACAGGTATGCGTTTTGGCCGTCGTAAAGACTGGAAAAAAGCATACGTAACTCTTAAAGAAGGCGCTGAGTTAGATCTTGTTGGCGGCGCAGAGTAA
- the hflC gene encoding protease modulator HflC — MKNFSIAAVIALIILGISSLFVVQEGQRGIVIQFGKVKRDSNDNTVVYEPGIHFKLPFIEQVKKLDARIQTLDDAPDRFVTGEKKDLMVDSYVKWRISDFATYYLSTGGNKAQAESLLKQKVNNGLRTEFGNRTIQEIVSGERDELMSQAMEAAKSSDDIGISIVDVRVKQINLPLEVSNSIFQRMRAERTAVAKEHRSQGQEKAEIIRADVDARVTVMLADAERKALTLRGEGDANAAKIYAETYSKNPDFYAFIRSLDSYKKSFDSKSDVLIVQPDSDFFRFMKDSKGGK; from the coding sequence ATGAAGAATTTTTCAATTGCAGCAGTTATTGCTTTAATCATTCTTGGTATCTCATCTTTATTTGTTGTTCAAGAAGGGCAGCGCGGAATTGTTATTCAATTCGGTAAAGTGAAGCGTGATAGTAACGACAATACAGTGGTGTACGAGCCAGGTATTCATTTTAAATTGCCATTTATTGAGCAAGTTAAAAAGCTAGATGCACGTATTCAAACATTGGACGATGCTCCAGACCGTTTCGTAACAGGTGAGAAAAAAGACTTAATGGTTGACTCGTATGTTAAATGGCGCATTTCGGATTTTGCCACTTATTACTTATCAACTGGCGGAAATAAAGCGCAAGCCGAGTCTCTACTTAAACAAAAAGTTAATAATGGATTAAGAACAGAGTTTGGTAACAGAACAATACAAGAGATTGTTTCTGGTGAGCGCGATGAACTAATGAGCCAAGCAATGGAAGCAGCTAAAAGTTCTGATGACATAGGTATTAGCATTGTTGATGTGCGCGTAAAGCAGATAAATTTACCACTTGAAGTCAGTAACTCTATCTTCCAGCGTATGCGTGCAGAGCGTACCGCTGTAGCAAAAGAGCACCGTTCTCAAGGTCAAGAAAAAGCAGAAATTATTCGTGCTGATGTTGATGCTCGTGTAACTGTGATGTTGGCTGATGCTGAGCGTAAAGCATTAACCCTTCGTGGTGAAGGTGATGCAAATGCAGCTAAAATATATGCTGAAACTTACTCAAAAAATCCTGACTTTTATGCGTTTATTCGCAGTCTAGATTCATATAAGAAAAGTTTTGACAGCAAATCGGATGTACTTATTGTACAACCAGATAGCGACTTTTTCCGTTTTATGAAAGATAGCAAAGGCGGTAAATAA
- a CDS encoding adenylosuccinate synthase codes for MGKNVVVLGTQWGDEGKGKVVDLLTDKASYVVRYQGGHNAGHTLVINGEKTVLHLIPSGILRDNVKCIIGNGVVLSPDALMTEMTMLKERGVPVQERLFISEACPLILPFHIALDVAREEARGAKAIGTTGRGIGPAYEDKVARRGLRVGDLFNPTLFAEKLKEVLDYHNFMLTDYYKVEAVDYQKTLDDALAIADLLKSMVVDVTDVLDKARKNGESILFEGAQGTLLDIDHGTYPYVTSSNTTAGGVATGAGFGPRHLDYILGIVKAYTTRVGSGPFPTELDCEVGQHLGVKGHEFGATTGRKRRTGWFDAVAMKRAIQINSISGFCLTKLDVLDGLDTLKICTGYKLADGTVVDVPPMAAEGYDEVTPVYEEMPGWTDNTFGVTSFDALPQAAKNYIKRLEELTETPIDIVSTGPDRVETMVLVNPFK; via the coding sequence ATGGGTAAAAACGTCGTTGTACTAGGCACCCAATGGGGTGACGAAGGTAAAGGTAAAGTTGTTGATCTTTTAACAGATAAGGCTTCTTATGTTGTTCGTTATCAAGGAGGTCACAACGCTGGCCACACCTTAGTAATTAACGGTGAGAAGACAGTTCTACATTTAATCCCATCTGGTATTTTACGTGACAATGTAAAATGCATTATTGGTAACGGGGTTGTATTATCTCCTGATGCGCTAATGACTGAAATGACGATGCTTAAAGAGCGCGGTGTTCCAGTACAAGAACGTTTATTTATTAGCGAAGCGTGTCCATTAATCCTTCCATTTCATATTGCACTAGACGTGGCTCGCGAAGAAGCGCGCGGTGCAAAAGCGATTGGTACAACGGGACGCGGAATTGGTCCTGCGTATGAAGATAAGGTTGCACGCCGTGGTTTACGTGTGGGTGATCTATTTAATCCAACATTGTTTGCCGAGAAACTCAAAGAAGTACTCGACTATCACAACTTTATGCTGACTGATTACTATAAAGTTGAAGCGGTTGATTATCAAAAGACGCTGGATGACGCTTTAGCAATTGCCGATTTATTGAAGTCAATGGTAGTAGATGTTACTGACGTGCTAGACAAAGCGCGTAAGAATGGTGAGTCCATTTTATTTGAAGGTGCGCAAGGTACACTACTTGATATCGACCATGGCACTTACCCGTATGTAACGTCTTCAAATACCACTGCAGGTGGTGTTGCTACAGGGGCAGGTTTTGGACCACGTCATTTAGACTATATTTTAGGTATTGTGAAAGCATACACAACACGTGTTGGCTCTGGCCCATTTCCAACAGAGCTAGATTGTGAAGTTGGTCAGCACCTTGGTGTAAAAGGACATGAATTTGGTGCTACGACGGGTCGCAAACGTCGTACTGGCTGGTTTGATGCGGTTGCAATGAAACGTGCAATTCAAATCAACAGTATTTCTGGCTTTTGTCTTACCAAGCTTGATGTATTAGATGGCTTAGACACACTGAAAATTTGTACTGGGTACAAGTTAGCAGATGGTACAGTCGTTGATGTACCGCCAATGGCTGCTGAAGGCTATGATGAAGTGACCCCAGTATATGAAGAAATGCCTGGCTGGACTGATAACACATTTGGTGTAACGTCTTTTGATGCATTACCACAAGCGGCTAAGAACTATATTAAGCGCTTAGAAGAGTTAACGGAAACGCCAATTGATATTGTTTCAACTGGCCCTGATCGTGTTGAAACTATGGTACTTGTTAACCCATTTAAGTAA
- the hflX gene encoding ribosome rescue GTPase HflX has translation MFDRYKAGEQAVLVHLEFPEEGEREDVEELKMLVDSAGVNALAVITGSRAAPHPKYFVGSGKAEEIAQTVQDINADIVIFNHSLSPTQERNLEKLCQCRVLDRTGLILDIFAQRARTHEGKLQVELAQLKHISTRLVRGWTHLERQKGGIGLRGPGETQLETDRRLIRGRIKSILRRLEKVSKQRDQGRRARNRAEIPTVSLVGYTNAGKSTLFNAITNAGIYAADQLFATLDPTLRKIQLNDIGTAILADTVGFIRHLPHDLVAAFKATLTETREADLQLHVIDAADDRRKDNIEQVQLVLEEIDANEVPQLLIYNKIDLFDDVSPRIDRNDDGLPVRVWLSAQTGEGVELVREAVSELLSKKMVSHHLKLPATEGKIRSALYRLNCISEEDYFDDGSWSLHVRLSYDDWNKLAKRSEGRLENYIV, from the coding sequence TTGTTTGACCGTTATAAAGCCGGTGAGCAGGCGGTTCTAGTTCATTTAGAATTTCCTGAGGAGGGAGAGCGAGAAGACGTCGAAGAACTAAAAATGTTAGTTGATTCGGCAGGCGTAAACGCTTTAGCTGTGATTACTGGTAGTCGTGCAGCCCCTCACCCAAAATACTTTGTCGGTTCTGGCAAAGCAGAAGAAATCGCACAAACCGTTCAAGATATAAATGCTGATATTGTAATTTTCAATCACTCCTTGAGCCCAACTCAAGAGCGGAATCTTGAAAAATTATGCCAGTGTCGTGTGCTTGATAGGACAGGGTTAATCCTAGATATCTTTGCTCAACGTGCACGTACGCATGAAGGAAAATTACAAGTTGAATTAGCGCAATTAAAACATATTTCTACCCGCTTAGTTCGAGGCTGGACACACCTTGAGCGACAAAAAGGGGGCATAGGCTTGCGTGGACCCGGTGAAACGCAATTAGAAACTGACCGAAGACTGATTCGTGGGCGCATTAAGAGTATTTTAAGGCGGCTAGAAAAAGTGTCTAAGCAACGCGACCAAGGCCGTCGTGCTAGAAATCGTGCAGAAATCCCAACAGTGTCATTAGTCGGTTATACCAACGCAGGTAAATCTACGTTATTTAATGCTATCACTAATGCGGGTATTTACGCTGCTGATCAGCTATTTGCTACGCTCGATCCAACACTGCGAAAAATTCAGTTAAACGATATAGGAACTGCAATTTTAGCGGACACAGTAGGATTTATTCGGCATTTGCCGCACGATTTAGTCGCAGCCTTTAAAGCCACGTTAACTGAAACACGTGAAGCAGATTTGCAGCTACACGTTATTGATGCGGCAGATGACAGGCGGAAAGATAATATTGAGCAAGTACAACTAGTGTTAGAAGAAATTGACGCTAACGAAGTACCGCAATTATTAATATACAACAAAATAGACTTATTTGACGACGTATCACCACGAATTGACAGAAATGACGATGGATTACCTGTTCGGGTATGGCTGTCAGCTCAAACAGGTGAAGGTGTAGAGCTTGTCAGAGAAGCAGTTAGCGAACTATTAAGTAAAAAAATGGTGTCACACCATTTAAAGCTACCCGCGACGGAAGGCAAAATCAGAAGTGCCTTATATCGTTTAAATTGTATTTCAGAAGAAGACTATTTTGATGATGGAAGTTGGTCTTTACATGTAAGACTTTCGTATGATGATTGGAATAAATTGGCTAAACGTAGTGAAGGAAGACTTGAAAACTATATTGTTTAG
- the rplC gene encoding 50S ribosomal protein L3: protein MTIGLVGRKVGMTRIFTEDGVSIPVTVVEATPNRVAQVRSEETDGYRAVQVTAGTKKANRVNKATAGHYAKAGVEAGRGLWEFRLANGEGEELAVGSEITVEVFAETKKVDVVGTSKGKGFQGGVKRWNFSMQDATHGNSLSHRAPGSIGQNQSPGKVFKGKKMAGQMGNERVTTQNLELVRVDAERNLLLIKGAVPGAIGGDVIVKPAVKA, encoded by the coding sequence ATGACTATAGGTCTAGTCGGTCGTAAAGTAGGAATGACTCGTATCTTCACTGAAGATGGCGTTTCAATTCCAGTAACCGTAGTTGAAGCAACTCCGAACCGCGTTGCTCAAGTTCGTTCAGAAGAAACTGACGGTTATCGTGCTGTTCAAGTAACTGCAGGCACTAAAAAAGCAAACCGCGTAAACAAAGCAACAGCTGGGCATTATGCTAAAGCTGGTGTTGAAGCTGGTCGCGGTCTTTGGGAATTCCGTTTAGCTAACGGTGAAGGTGAAGAATTAGCAGTAGGTAGTGAAATTACTGTTGAAGTTTTTGCTGAAACTAAGAAAGTAGACGTTGTAGGTACATCTAAAGGTAAAGGCTTCCAAGGCGGCGTTAAGCGTTGGAACTTTAGCATGCAAGATGCTACTCACGGTAACTCTCTTTCTCACCGTGCTCCTGGTTCAATTGGTCAAAACCAATCACCAGGTAAAGTTTTCAAAGGCAAAAAAATGGCAGGCCAAATGGGTAACGAGCGTGTAACGACTCAAAACCTTGAGCTTGTACGTGTTGACGCTGAGCGCAATCTGCTTCTTATTAAAGGTGCAGTACCAGGCGCAATCGGTGGCGACGTTATCGTTAAACCTGCGGTTAAAGCATAA
- the hflK gene encoding FtsH protease activity modulator HflK, producing MAWNEPGNNGKDNDPWKQKGGRDQGPPDLDQFFKELSDKFGGLFGGGGKGGQSGSSPATSIGLTLIIVIALLVWFISGFYSIKEAEKGLVLRFGQFYEIKEPGLRWNPPFIDEVFNVDVQTIRTLPASGFMLTEDENVVRVEFEVQYRVVDPRNYKFSVTNADESLREAMDSALRYVVGHSKMDAILTSGREDVRQKTWQEIEKIIEPYNLGITISDVNFKDARPPEEVKAAFDDAISAQEDEERFIREAEAYAREIEPAARGRVNRMNQEAQAYKQRVLLEAQGEVAKFEKLLPEYEAAPQVTRQRLYLDAMEAVFSATSKVIVDVEGGGNMMYLPLDKIMQNQNRASSNPKKADVQSIRDTVTTNNTQSSSNQTKVGVRSDRTRSGRN from the coding sequence ATGGCTTGGAATGAGCCGGGGAATAATGGCAAAGATAATGATCCGTGGAAACAAAAAGGCGGACGTGATCAGGGGCCACCGGATTTAGATCAATTTTTTAAAGAGCTAAGTGATAAATTTGGCGGTTTATTTGGCGGCGGTGGTAAGGGCGGTCAGTCTGGTTCTAGCCCTGCAACGTCTATTGGCTTAACGCTAATTATCGTTATCGCTTTATTGGTATGGTTTATTAGCGGCTTCTACTCAATCAAAGAAGCTGAGAAAGGACTTGTGTTAAGGTTCGGCCAATTTTACGAAATTAAGGAGCCGGGCTTAAGATGGAACCCTCCATTTATTGATGAAGTATTTAACGTTGACGTACAAACCATTCGTACACTACCAGCGTCTGGCTTTATGCTAACGGAAGACGAAAACGTGGTACGTGTTGAATTTGAAGTGCAGTACCGTGTGGTAGACCCGCGTAACTATAAATTTAGCGTGACTAATGCTGATGAAAGTTTGCGTGAAGCAATGGATAGCGCACTTCGTTATGTTGTCGGACATTCAAAGATGGATGCCATTTTAACTTCAGGCCGTGAAGATGTGAGACAAAAAACGTGGCAGGAAATTGAAAAAATCATTGAGCCTTATAATTTAGGTATTACGATTTCTGATGTTAACTTTAAAGATGCCCGTCCTCCAGAAGAAGTAAAAGCGGCATTTGATGATGCAATTTCTGCGCAAGAAGATGAAGAACGTTTTATTCGTGAAGCTGAAGCCTATGCGAGAGAAATTGAACCTGCTGCTCGTGGTCGTGTGAATCGTATGAATCAAGAAGCGCAAGCTTATAAGCAGCGTGTATTACTCGAAGCACAAGGTGAAGTGGCTAAGTTTGAAAAGTTGCTACCAGAGTATGAGGCAGCTCCGCAAGTAACGCGCCAACGCCTATATCTCGACGCGATGGAAGCTGTGTTCAGTGCGACATCTAAAGTTATTGTAGATGTGGAAGGTGGGGGTAACATGATGTACCTTCCGTTAGACAAGATTATGCAAAATCAAAATAGAGCATCATCAAACCCTAAAAAAGCCGACGTACAGTCAATAAGAGATACAGTCACAACGAATAATACCCAATCATCGTCTAACCAGACGAAGGTAGGTGTACGTTCAGATAGAACACGTAGTGGGAGAAACTAA
- a CDS encoding DUF4097 family beta strand repeat-containing protein — MKAIITLLSILLVSGCVVQINAADYGEWTESQQTLSIDAQSFKELEIEAGSGVLNIIGDTNTKQIRVEATVGNYAELTSDFELTLEAKGSKKAKLTSKFDRGLRFFSGKAPYIDLTVFVPADIALKVNDGSGHITIKNIHDNLVIDDGSGDIALHKVVGNISIDDGSGSITMEDITGNSTINDGSGSIAMEHITGNSSINDGSGNITLFKLNGSLLLKDGSGHIDAKDIVGSVNIDDDSGNLTLKNILGNTQIEDGSGDSDIFDVRGNLNIKDNSGNIYIKGVSGAVTIDDGSGGISVNDAGSLTITESGSGSLKIKDIHGPVKVDD; from the coding sequence ATGAAAGCAATAATCACACTCTTATCCATTTTATTAGTTTCAGGATGTGTCGTTCAAATCAATGCTGCCGACTATGGTGAATGGACTGAGTCACAACAAACGTTAAGTATTGATGCACAGTCATTTAAAGAGCTAGAAATAGAAGCGGGCTCGGGTGTACTTAATATTATCGGTGATACTAATACTAAACAGATACGTGTTGAGGCAACGGTCGGTAATTACGCCGAGTTAACGAGTGATTTTGAATTAACGTTGGAGGCCAAGGGCAGTAAAAAAGCTAAGTTAACCAGTAAATTTGATCGAGGACTTAGGTTTTTTAGCGGTAAAGCGCCTTATATTGACTTAACGGTGTTTGTTCCTGCAGATATCGCGCTAAAAGTAAACGATGGCTCTGGCCATATTACCATTAAGAATATTCATGATAATTTAGTGATAGATGATGGCTCGGGAGATATAGCTCTTCATAAAGTTGTAGGCAATATCAGTATTGATGATGGCTCAGGCAGTATTACTATGGAAGATATCACTGGTAACAGCACTATTAATGATGGCTCAGGTAGCATTGCTATGGAGCATATCACTGGTAACAGTTCTATAAATGATGGTTCGGGTAATATTACGTTGTTTAAACTTAATGGTAGTTTGCTGTTAAAAGATGGCTCAGGTCATATTGATGCAAAAGATATTGTTGGCAGTGTAAATATTGATGATGATTCAGGTAACCTGACGTTGAAAAACATCTTAGGTAACACTCAAATAGAAGATGGCTCAGGTGATAGTGATATTTTTGATGTTCGTGGCAATTTAAATATTAAAGATAATTCGGGCAATATTTATATCAAAGGAGTGAGTGGTGCAGTAACTATTGATGATGGTTCGGGCGGCATATCCGTTAATGACGCAGGCTCGTTGACAATCACTGAATCGGGCAGCGGCAGTTTAAAGATCAAAGACATTCATGGTCCGGTAAAAGTTGATGATTAA
- the miaA gene encoding tRNA (adenosine(37)-N6)-dimethylallyltransferase MiaA, translating into MKDLPVVFIMGPTASGKTSLAIELAKIVPAEIISVDSALVYRGMDIGTAKPDAKEQQGIPHHLIDIIDPIESYSAADFRNDALALIKAIKQRNKLVILAGGTMMYFKALLEGISPLPEADESVRAQLEDEASRIGWSGLHKQLAEIDPVAANRIHENDPQRINRALEVYRITGKTMTELTETKGDALPYPSVQFAIAPTQRDVLHKRIEQRFSQMIELGFEHEVRALYNRGDLHKDLPSIRCVGYRQMWDYLSGHYDHEEMVFRGVVATRQLAKRQLTWLRSWQDLTWLHTGDKQNLQRVYSSLSC; encoded by the coding sequence ATTAAGGACTTACCAGTTGTATTTATTATGGGGCCGACAGCATCGGGGAAAACAAGTTTAGCGATAGAGCTCGCTAAGATTGTGCCAGCAGAAATTATTAGTGTCGATTCTGCTTTGGTTTATCGAGGCATGGACATTGGCACAGCAAAACCTGATGCGAAAGAGCAGCAAGGTATTCCCCATCATCTAATCGATATTATTGATCCGATTGAAAGTTACAGCGCTGCAGATTTTAGAAACGATGCGCTTGCATTAATTAAAGCAATAAAACAGCGGAATAAGCTCGTTATATTAGCGGGCGGTACCATGATGTACTTTAAGGCTTTATTGGAAGGTATATCGCCATTACCCGAAGCCGATGAATCAGTAAGGGCACAGTTAGAAGATGAAGCCAGCCGGATAGGATGGAGTGGCCTACACAAACAGCTAGCGGAGATAGACCCGGTTGCGGCCAACCGCATACATGAAAATGATCCTCAACGAATCAACCGCGCGCTAGAAGTATATCGTATTACAGGCAAAACAATGACAGAGCTTACTGAAACAAAGGGGGACGCTTTACCGTACCCAAGTGTTCAGTTTGCAATTGCGCCGACGCAACGTGATGTTTTACATAAAAGAATTGAACAAAGATTTTCACAAATGATTGAATTAGGCTTTGAACACGAGGTCAGAGCCTTATACAATAGAGGGGATTTACATAAAGATTTACCTTCTATTCGTTGTGTTGGCTATCGACAAATGTGGGATTACTTGTCTGGGCATTATGACCATGAGGAAATGGTGTTCAGAGGAGTTGTTGCCACTCGACAACTAGCAAAGCGTCAATTAACCTGGCTGCGAAGTTGGCAAGATCTCACTTGGTTACATACTGGTGATAAACAAAACTTGCAACGTGTATATTCTTCGCTAAGCTGTTAA
- the rpsS gene encoding 30S ribosomal protein S19: MPRSLKKGPFIDLHLLKKVEKALESGDKKPIKTWSRRSMIIPDMIGLTIAVHNGRQHVPVFVTDEMIGHKLGEFAPTRTYRGHAADKKAKR; encoded by the coding sequence ATGCCACGTTCTCTCAAGAAAGGTCCTTTTATTGACCTCCACTTGCTGAAGAAGGTAGAGAAAGCGTTGGAAAGCGGTGACAAAAAGCCTATTAAGACTTGGTCCCGTCGTTCAATGATCATTCCTGATATGATCGGATTGACCATCGCTGTCCATAATGGTCGTCAGCATGTTCCAGTTTTCGTAACTGACGAAATGATTGGCCATAAATTAGGTGAATTCGCACCTACTCGTACTTACCGCGGTCACGCGGCTGATAAAAAAGCTAAAAGGTAA
- the rplV gene encoding 50S ribosomal protein L22 — protein sequence MEALAKHKFAKGSAQKARLVADQIRGLTVEKALELLAYSPKGAAELVKKVLESAIANAEHNEGADIDELKVSKVFVDEGPTMKRIKPRAKGRADRILKRTSHITVVVSDN from the coding sequence ATGGAAGCATTAGCTAAACACAAATTTGCCAAAGGTTCTGCTCAAAAGGCTCGTTTAGTTGCGGATCAAATCCGTGGTTTAACAGTTGAAAAAGCGTTAGAACTTTTAGCTTACAGCCCAAAAGGCGCGGCTGAGCTTGTTAAGAAAGTACTTGAGTCTGCAATTGCAAACGCAGAGCATAACGAAGGTGCTGATATTGACGAGCTTAAAGTATCAAAAGTATTCGTTGACGAAGGTCCAACTATGAAGCGTATCAAACCACGTGCCAAAGGTCGTGCAGATCGCATTCTTAAACGTACTAGCCACATTACTGTGGTCGTATCGGATAACTAG
- the hfq gene encoding RNA chaperone Hfq gives MAKGQSLQDPFLNALRRERIPVSIYLVNGIKLQGQVESFDQFVILLKNTVSQMVYKHAISTVVPSRAIPTQAPSNGYNSPMDGEGNGQ, from the coding sequence ATGGCAAAGGGCCAATCATTACAAGATCCTTTTTTGAATGCGTTGCGCCGTGAGCGTATTCCTGTTTCAATTTATTTGGTTAACGGTATCAAATTGCAGGGTCAAGTTGAGTCTTTCGATCAATTTGTCATCTTATTGAAGAATACAGTAAGTCAAATGGTGTACAAACATGCCATTTCTACAGTAGTGCCTTCACGAGCCATACCGACCCAAGCGCCATCGAATGGTTATAACTCACCTATGGATGGTGAAGGTAACGGCCAATAA
- the rplB gene encoding 50S ribosomal protein L2: MALVKCKPTSAGRRHVVKVVNNDLHKGAPYAPLLEKNSKSGGRNNNGRITVRHVGGGHKQHYRLIDFKRNKDGIPAKVERLEYDPNRSANIALVLYADGERRYIIAPKGMKAGDSIQSGSDAPIKAGNALPMRNIPVGSMVHNVELKPGKGAQIARSAGAYVQILAREGQYVTLRLRSGEMRKVLSDCRATIGEVGNAEHMLRSLGKAGANRWRGIRPTVRGVAMNPVDHPHGGGEGRTSGGRHPVTPWGVPTKGFKTRKNKSTDKFIVRRRNK, from the coding sequence ATGGCTTTAGTTAAATGTAAACCTACGTCTGCTGGTCGTCGTCACGTTGTTAAAGTAGTGAACAATGACTTGCATAAAGGTGCTCCATACGCTCCTTTATTAGAGAAAAACTCTAAGTCTGGTGGTCGTAACAACAATGGTCGTATTACAGTACGTCACGTAGGTGGTGGTCATAAACAGCACTACCGTCTAATTGACTTCAAACGTAATAAAGATGGTATCCCTGCAAAGGTTGAGCGTCTTGAATACGATCCAAACCGTAGTGCAAACATTGCACTAGTGCTTTACGCAGACGGTGAGCGTCGTTACATCATCGCTCCTAAAGGCATGAAAGCTGGTGACAGCATTCAGTCTGGTAGCGATGCACCAATCAAAGCAGGTAATGCATTACCAATGCGTAATATTCCTGTAGGTTCTATGGTTCACAACGTTGAACTTAAACCAGGTAAAGGTGCTCAAATTGCACGTTCTGCAGGTGCTTACGTACAAATTCTTGCACGTGAAGGTCAATATGTAACATTACGTCTTCGCTCTGGCGAAATGCGTAAAGTATTGTCTGACTGTCGTGCAACTATCGGTGAAGTTGGCAATGCTGAGCATATGCTTCGTTCACTTGGTAAAGCAGGTGCAAATCGCTGGCGCGGTATTCGTCCAACAGTTCGTGGTGTTGCTATGAACCCGGTTGATCACCCGCACGGTGGTGGTGAAGGACGTACTTCTGGTGGTCGTCATCCTGTTACGCCTTGGGGTGTTCCTACTAAGGGCTTCAAGACACGTAAGAATAAGAGCACGGACAAATTTATTGTTCGTCGTCGTAATAAGTAA